GCATTGTAGGGGTGAATTTGGTACGGAAATACAGgtagtatatatatatgcttTGGAGACGATTCTATTTAGTTTCTTTAGAGCTTATTGCTATTATTGCAGATTAGCTTTAACTTTGAGCGAGAGGCGGGGGCAGGTAGTTTTGCTATCCAACAACTTTGGGATGAACAAATTCAGAAATGGTCTATCCAAGGTCAGTGAAATTTAAGATCACAGACGAAAAACGAGCAATTCTGACAGACATTCCAACTTTTTGCAACATTTCCCAAGAAAAGTGGAAAAGTTGTTACAGCTGCAGATTGAGAGCTACCTTCCTTCATTCAAGACAAGTTTAATATAGTAAATCCTAGCAAGTTCAATGGCCTGGGTTTCAGCTACTTTTGCTAAACTATTGTGTATTTTGATGCATGAAACAAAAGTAAAATGTCTTGCGGGAAGATTTTGGCGTGCTTTTACCACAGCTTTTTACTAACTGGGGAGGCTATGTAAATACATTGAATCATTCAGCATCTTTAAGCTGTTTTCCGTCTCTGAGGTGCTTCAATCACAGCATGCACTGGGAATGACTTTGATCACGACTGAGGACGAGCATTCCCGGAATGCAGTAATTTGTCCATCATATTTTTAAGACGCAGCTAAAAAATGCGTCAAGTTGGCAAAACCTATCATTTGGCCGGAGAATCCTTCAAAGCCTGATTGCACAGTGTTGCTAAGCCTATGTGCTCCTGTCAAAGCTCTGGCGTACATTTACAGCCGCTTGAACAGATGAGATTTGCGAGCACAGCCTGGAATCAAGATGtaagacaaaagaaatgcttacAAGGAGCTTATTTCCTCCAAAAAAGCTGAAGGACACCCTGAGCTTCTCATTTTGTCAAATGCTTGAGTGTTGCTAACCGCCAATAAATGTTCCACAGGAGTAGTAAGTAGGAGTAGATTGAGCAAGTGTTCAAATGTGAAGACTTTAGTGAGGCTGTGGTCCTTGTTGGATTTTCTGATTCTGTGGTGGTACTTTGTGATTCTGCTGAGCAGCCATGGCCTGCAAGTGGTGCCGCTGGGCCTGCCTGGCTTTGTTGTATAGGAAAACACCCACAAACACGAGGACGGTGCCGGTGGCGCTGAGCATGGTGATCTGATTGCTGAACACGATGACGCTCAACCACACAGACACGGCGTGCTTCACGGTACTTGCGACGCTGAAGAAGGGAAGACATGAGAGATTCGTGAGCTCAGTGGAACACTTGCTCCTCAGATGGTACTACAAATTTTGATGGCTAAATTTGCACAAAACCTCAGCATACACCACAAGAGCTCAATTCAGTCAGGAGAATGTTAGTTTACTTTGATTTGAGAATATATGCAATCAGAAAACATTACttgtatatattaaaaatacacgTTAAGACTTTTGAAGGACTGATTTAAGTCGTTGCTTTTTAGATTCATGGTTTCAGTGGCTTTTAACACTTTAAATTATTCACAGGAACCCTTGTATGACAAAATACAAGCTTTTCACGAGGTGGCCAAGAATGACAAAACAGTTGACTTGGCTGGGAtacaaaaatgtgaaatatggggagcggggaaaaaaaatactgtttgaaaactttaaaggggaagtcaactgccaaaatttttttgtaatttcctTTCTTTCGAGCCAGTTGAAACACAATGTTTTGATTAATGTTTTTGTGAATGAAACAGGCAAAACCATCTGGTTTATCCACCGCTTGCTGTAGCCATTTTGCTACTTGCTGTCgacaaaaaatgacatcacagttatcAGGTcaaaccaatcacggctctccagttttctgaagctgagtctTGATTGGTTGTGGATGatacctggcaactgtgatgtcattttcagtcgacaataggggtgtaacgattcagcgatacacatcgattaatcgatataatgctctacgatttgttggcatcaatgctaaacgtaaacatcgatctatatcgcccgtttttgaccttggacattagacgcgactttattttgaaagttcattgttgcttgcttcctctttccgggagcagtgcgcggcgtgttgtgttgtgagcagagcaggcacgtgaaaggggagccgacaactacgcggctcctgggctggtgatatggctagtgtccaagaagacgaggaaattcgctcccctttgggcttcaagtcattcgtttggaagcactttgtaatttcctaaataaagagtttgtagtaccttgttgattttgcgtatgaattgttataaatcaggatattgttctctatcgatcgtagagcactatatcgtgatgtatcgtgaatgaatcatagcaggctttaagatatcggcaaatatcgtatcgcggttctttgtatcgatatgatatcgtattgtgacaaaacccgcgatttacaaccCGAGTCGACagtaagtggcaaaatggccgccgctgaGATGTGTAAAAATAActgaattttgctgcttaactcatattctACAAACGTAATATTGAGCAGAATGCTGTGTTTAGGCTCGAGGGGGCACATACAAGATATTAAGAAATGTTAGGAGCTGCCTTCCCCTTCAAAGCGGTTTGTGTGTAGATTTGTTCCTACAAAGGTGTCCAAGAGTAATACATTTGAGAAGGCGGGAGGGTAAAATTACATGATCCCAGGCTATGACGTGAGTAATAGGAACGAGAACGCATTGTACCTGAAAGTAACCGGAGAAATGCGTCCCATAAGAGCGTAGGCAGTGACACTCTGCAGGTGAAACATGGCGCCATTGAAGAGCAGCAACATGATGATGTCCCGACTGAAGGTGAAGGTTTGTCCACTCTTCTCAGTTACTGGcgtttcctgaaaacagagacaAGTGTCAGGACAAATGTCTTCTTGGGGAATGAGGATGGCATacatatttattgatttttgatCCTAAGGAGTTTGTCAGCAATCATtgtttatttcatttggaataTTAGTGATGCATGCATTTTCCTCATTTActgtggagggggaaaaaaagaggaaaagtaaTGTGAATTAGAATTTTGTGATTGAGATATCAAATCCTCTTTGTACTGTAACTATTATTTGTCGCAATCGATAAATCGGTGTATTTTGTCTATAAATCTGATGAAACAACATCATGTTTTAACTTCCATTCTTTTCTTCAAAACCAGGCCATTTCTTCAACTTGACAGAGCAGAAAATGTCGAAACATGAATTAATTCTGATTCAGTTACTTGTGTGGTCCCTAACATGTCGTAAAATAGGCAAAAATGTTGATCACTATTTTTACAATGCAAAAGCAAatgtttcatcttcatttaacaaAAAGAtaatcagtctgctttcatggaGGACTAGAAAAATCTAAGAATATTTGCTGTTGAGAAACTGGAATGCCAATGATTTGAAGAATgtttaattttaaaaagtatCTAAAATAATTAATCAATTATGCAAaataatgattgattgattaattagATAATCGATTACTCATTTACTTGCAATCATGAACAGAACAAAAACGTTTCGTCAAGGAAGCCCAAAAAGCTGTCTCACATTAGGTGTGTAAAAAAGTACAAATTTTGCACTCAAGTCAACAATGGTACAATCTTAGAAATTCTGCAATCAAGTCAAAAATTGGTACAATCTTGAGAGCTGACTTATATTGACAGAGTTGACATTTGAGCTAAACAGCAGTTGCTAAACTACCTGTATATCATATCAGCTTACGACCAACTCACAAGTTGACCTACCAAGAGAAAAATCCAGGCCGGGATGAGCATGATGATTGCTGCCGCACTGGTGTAAAACTGCAATTCTGGAGGGCTGACAcatcagaaaaacaaacacaaaaaattaaaaacatatcATTTCACTTGGTTTTGCTGTTTACCTGAATTTGTAAGAGTCACCACTGAGTAGTTTCTTGGAGAAGACATTCTGTAAACTGAGATGGGAGGAAAAGGGTTGAGCGGTTTCGGTGAGGCGTTATGGATTGACAGCAGTGTTACCGTACCAGTCCATGATGTTGGTGGAGAGTGCGGCGGAGAAGCCGAGCAAGTTGAAGCTGAGTTCTGTGGCCGTGCAGAGCGCCAGTCCCGCCATGACGGGAAATAGGGAGAGGTTCACCCACAAGCCTGTATTAAAATTAGGGGAGGGTCAGTATACAATACTCATATTCAGTGAACTAAATTGATTTTTAAAGGAAAATTCAGTGGGGCATGTAATCCTTATTGATCCAGCATATGAAAATGACCCACCTGTGTACTCTCCAAGAATCAACCTGGACATGATGACAGTAAAAATGGGTGCAGAGCTTTTCACTGTCTCTGCAAATGATACAGCCACATTCTTCAGGCTGACCAAGCCCAAGACCACAGTGGTGAACCTGTAAAACAGGCACAATGACTCTAAAGACGAGGCTGTACGAGTGACATGAAGCTCCTTCTATGACATTCCCTCCACAACTTTTACCTATCTTTGGCTTGTGCTAACTCAGGCCAGCCACTACAAAGATTTCACTGTAGACAATTGGATCATATGAATATTCCCAGTGTAAAATGATTCAATCCAAATTGAAACCAAGACTTTATGTGCTCCTGAAGTACAGACCAGCAGTGGAAAGGCCAATTTAATCAAGACGTAGTTGCGGAACCATGGATAGAAGGCTCCATTTGATGCgagccatttatttattcaagtggACAATGCCCCTGCGGCAGGTCATCTATTGCAGCAGATGCCCCAAATTGTGGATGTACtatggaagaggattagggccagtgaagaaaaaaaaaaagaaaaaagtggggtgacaggattctgacttttttctcagaattctgactttaaagtgagaattctcaCGGACTTTAAAATCAGAATTCTGATACAATCAGTGGTGGATCGACAGCAGTGTTACCATACCAGTCCATGACGTTGGTGGAGAGTGTGGCGGAGAAGCCGAGCAAGTTGAAGCTGAAGTTTAAACTACTCAGTGGTGACACGTACAAATTCAGGTAAACAGTAAAACCAAGTGAGATTGTATGTTTTtaattgttgtgtttgtttttgtgtcagaattctgactttgaagtgggaattctcactttaaagtcagaattccgaggaaaaaaagtcagaatcccgtcACCCACCCTTTTTTTcgtcttcactggccctaatacTCTTCCGTAACCGATTCCCACACGTGTGACTGTGAGTAATTGTTCGTCTACTCCACCTTCCATAATTATCAGCGCCGGTGGTTAAGGTGGTTTTCTTAAGCTTGTTATTAAGCTTCTCACTGCTGCCACAAGAATGCAGACCTTTGCATTTGTCAATTGCCATTCACACAACAGAATGAGTCATGGCTTCTTGCAAGAACCTGTTTATCACCAGGTTTGTGCGCAAATAAACAGGTCTAGCCCAATTGCTG
This region of Syngnathus typhle isolate RoL2023-S1 ecotype Sweden linkage group LG2, RoL_Styp_1.0, whole genome shotgun sequence genomic DNA includes:
- the LOC133149877 gene encoding solute carrier family 35 member E2A-like is translated as MLGTRQKSSRQSLWRFLFPLHIRQERVLLARSESLPSDQVLKVIVTETTVIKAGSGAFNRRSLTYLALWYFFSFCNLFLNKYILSLLEGQPSMLGAIQMLSTTIIGFLKMYVPCCLYQHKARNEYPPNFVMIMLFVGLMRFTTVVLGLVSLKNVAVSFAETVKSSAPIFTVIMSRLILGEYTGLWVNLSLFPVMAGLALCTATELSFNLLGFSAALSTNIMDCLQNVFSKKLLSGDSYKFSPPELQFYTSAAAIIMLIPAWIFLLETPVTEKSGQTFTFSRDIIMLLLFNGAMFHLQSVTAYALMGRISPVTFSVASTVKHAVSVWLSVIVFSNQITMLSATGTVLVFVGVFLYNKARQAQRHHLQAMAAQQNHKVPPQNQKIQQGPQPH